The Cervus canadensis isolate Bull #8, Minnesota chromosome X, ASM1932006v1, whole genome shotgun sequence genome contains a region encoding:
- the LOC122435228 gene encoding heat shock transcription factor, Y-linked-like, with translation MAHISSEIQDVPPKDESTGSETSIRSPLCDYTLTEDSVLRSMIEEAAFQALFEEVVIKMPRYTFSVSETDGLNNFLSLNFPQKLWKIVESDQFKSIWWDESGTSIVINEEVFKKEVLERKAPFRIFETDSMKSLVRQLNLYGFRKKQQTFQRSASLADFLEEENNVSVLSKIQIYHNPNFKRGYPQLLLRLKRRVGIKNVSPISSLVRDYKKKHVKARGYIHDRNSNFLPETSGESAFSASTSLSVPFIQKPYTRQTVANRSALSPCDFPSPSSILVRQTEQIVIDQPAVLNQLSILNWHSHSSYTQANGCIENFATTITSASPNHIVFPLQSSYFGLMVEPSKFPVRYNDMSAHDSPFPNLQQRGNSWSPVPRIRDTSASSLSRSTHQESSLYENHPN, from the exons ATGGCACATATTTCTTCAGAAATTCAAGATGTGCCTCCTAAAGACGAATCAACTGGTTCAGAAACCTCCATTAGATCTCCTTTGTGTGATTACACACTTACTGAGGACTCAGTTTTGAGATCTATGATCGAAGAAGCAGCTTTTCAGGCTTTGTTTGAGGAAGTTGTGATAAAAATGCCACGTTAcacattttctgtctctgaaacaGATGGATTGAACAATTTTCTTTCACTCAATTTTCCTCAAAAACTTTGGAAGATAGTTGAAAGTGATCAGTTTAAATCTATTTGGTGGGATGAGAGTGGCACTTCTATAGTGATCAATGAAGAAGTCTTTAAGAAAGAAGTCTTAGAAAGAAAGGCCCCTTTCAGAATATTTGAAACTGATAGCATGAAAAGTTTAGTTCGACAGCTTAACCTTTATGGGTTTAGAAAAAAGCAACAAACTTTTCAAAGATCTGCTTCACTAGCTGACtttctggaagaagaaaacaatgtctctgttttGAGCAAG ATACAGATCTATCATAATCCAAATTTCAAAAGAGGCTATCCCCAACTTTTACTAAGACTGAAAAGAAGAGTTGGGATTAAAAATGTCTCTCCAATATCTTCATTAGTTCGAGATTACAAGAAGAAGCATGTTAAAGCACGGGGCTACATACATGAtcgtaactctaattttcttcctGAAACTAGCGGGGAGAGTGCATTTTCAGCCTCGACAAGTTTAAGTGTGCCTTTCATACAAAAGCCTTATACCAGGCAGACAGTCGCTAATAGAAGTGCCCTATCTCCGTGTGATTTTCCTTCCCCATCATCAATATTAGTTAGACAAACAGAACAGATTGTGATAGATCAACCTGCTGTTTTAAATCAGTTGAGCATTTTAAATTGGCACTCACATAGCAGCTACACTCAAGCAAATGGCTGCATTGAGAACTTTGCTACTACAATTACTTCTGCTTCTCCAAACCACATCGTATTTCCATTACAGAGCAGTTATTTTGGACTGATGGTGGAGCCTTCTAAATTTCCAGTTAGGTACAATGATATGTCAGCCCATGACAGTCCTTTTCCTAACCTGCAACAGAGGGGCAACTCATGGTCCCCAGTGCCAAGGATCCGTGATACATCTGCCTCCTCTCTTTCAAGGTCAACTCATCAAGAATCTTCATTATATGAAAACCATCCTAATTAA